In Brachypodium distachyon strain Bd21 chromosome 2, Brachypodium_distachyon_v3.0, whole genome shotgun sequence, one genomic interval encodes:
- the LOC112270741 gene encoding transcription factor MYB73-like translates to MAAGNEFFMDLELAAAMDRAVAGNYNYFNLASSGLGGGVSAAQFFPINPAAQAHAGSAAHGGHGAMAAPATFGFGFGGGALPVAAVAAPAPPLPPPAAAEDVEQLKGTWTKEEDDMLKAAVNQHGERKWALIAKHLPGRIGKQCRERWINHLHPDIKKDPWSEAEDLELVNAHKICGNKWSVIARRLPGRSENNVKNHWNATRRGLNAKRSLKKRSSERQPAPGRLSYLAHYIKTIHPPPPSSTAASLSPPPPPEQENEEQQLQAPQVDAVEEEQDPAAGNGENSGSPTGMLGDEFSYYFTHMQVPQQQVQQRQMMNYNISYNNVYPLLTAEDYQMGLNRTYAQQQVAQDRGSSSNNARLDGVLMGNNAVGGGGFSSYGYGGGVGPSSVAGQEVNVAQFAAEPGQYQVFNLEDHLTRFPSI, encoded by the exons ATGGCGGCGGGGAACGAGTTCTTCATGGACCTggagctggcggcggcgatggacaGGGCGGTCGCCGGGAACTACAACTACTTCAACCTCGCGAGCTCTGGCCTTGGCGGTGGTGTTTCCGCCGCCCAGTTCTTCCCCATCAACCCTGCTGCTCAAGCCCACGCCGGATCTGCCGCTCATGGTGGCCACGGCGCCATGGCTGCTCCCGCGACcttcggcttcggcttcggtggcggcgctctccCCGTGGCGGCCGTGGCTGCGCCGGCCCCGCCCCtgcccccgccggcggccgccgaggaTGTGGAGCAGCTCAAGGGAACCTGgaccaaggaagaagacga CATGCTCAAGGCCGCCGTCAATCAGCACGGCGAGCGGAAGTGGGCGCTGATCGCGAAGCACCTCCCTGGACGGATCGGGAAGCAGTGTCGGGAGAGGTGGATCAACCACCTGCACCCAGACATCAAG AAGGACCCGTGGTCCGAGGCAGAGGACCTGGAGCTGGTGAATGCGCACAAGATATGCGGGAACAAGTGGTCGGTGATCGCGAGGCGGCTCCCGGGCCGGTCCGAGAACAACGTGAAGAACCactggaatgccacccggcgCGGCCTCAATGCCAAGCGCAGCCTCAAGAAGCGAAGCAGCGAGCGGCAGCCTGCACCCGGCAGGCTGTCCTACCTGGCCCACTACATCAAAACCATCCACCCTCCACCGCCATCCTCCACTGCCGCTTCGCTCtccccaccgcctccgcccgaGCAAGAGAACGAAGAGCAGCAGCTGCAAGCGCCGCAGGTCGACGCCGTGGAAGAAGAGCAGGACCCGGCAGCGGGCAATGGCGAGAACAGCGGTAGTCCTACAGGAATGCTTGGGGATGAGTTCTCCTACTACTTCACTCACATGCAGGtgccgcagcagcaggtgcAGCAGAGGCAGATGATGAACTACAACATTAGCTACAACAACGTGTACCCGCTGCTCACCGCTGAAGACTACCAGATGGGCCTCAACAGAACGTATGCACAGCAGCAGGTGGCACAGGACCGTGGGTCGTCCTCCAACAATGCAAGACTTGATGGTGTGCTGATGGGCAACAATGCagtcggcggaggaggattTAGCAGCTATGGCTATGGCGGAGGAGTTGGCCCCAGCAGCGTTGCCGGCCAGGAGGTCAATGTGGCGCAGTTCGCGGCGGAGCCCGGCCAGTATCAGGTGTTCAACCTGGAGGACCACCTGACGAGGTTCCCTTCAATCTGA